In Euphorbia lathyris chromosome 9, ddEupLath1.1, whole genome shotgun sequence, the following are encoded in one genomic region:
- the LOC136206315 gene encoding uncharacterized protein isoform X3: MQAASLWRLEEEDTLRRRALAEGIDMTDDGDCQCQWNTYLLAGVRWNALFCRSWLRVNGNLKKAHIGISQLRGQNSNPTWTGKVRGEKESPRSIQVLMLLIQHGENGLNLLEAQHVVLIEPLLNPAAEAQAISRVH, translated from the exons CGGCATCTCTTTGGCGACTTGAGGAGGAGGATACTTTAAGGAGGAGAGCTCTTGCCGAGGGCATCGATATGACCGATGATGGGGACTGCCAGTGCCAATGGAATACTTATCTCCTTGCCGGTGTTAGATGGAACGCACTCTTTTGCCGTTCGTGGTTACGGGTCAACGGCAATTTGAA GAAAGCTCATATTGGCATCAGCCAATTGAGGGGACAGAACAGCAATCCGACATGGACTGGAAAAGTGCGAGGTGAGAAAGAATCACCAAGATCCATACAAGTTCTAATGTTGTTAATCCAGCATGGAGAAAATGGACTTAATCTCCTAGAAGCACAACATGTTGTTCTCATTGAGCCATTACTTAATCCTGCAGCAGAAGCTCAGGCAATCAGCCGAGTACACTGA
- the LOC136206315 gene encoding uncharacterized protein isoform X4, whose amino-acid sequence MQAASLWRLEEEDTLRRRALAEGIDMTDDGDCQCQWNTYLLAGVRWNALFCRSWLRVNGNLNWNDVLDVLEHAFNANGITYIRMKGGRKAHIGISQLRGQNSNPTWTGKVRAEAQAISRVH is encoded by the exons CGGCATCTCTTTGGCGACTTGAGGAGGAGGATACTTTAAGGAGGAGAGCTCTTGCCGAGGGCATCGATATGACCGATGATGGGGACTGCCAGTGCCAATGGAATACTTATCTCCTTGCCGGTGTTAGATGGAACGCACTCTTTTGCCGTTCGTGGTTACGGGTCAACGGCAATTTGAA TTGGAATGATGTACTTGATGTGTTGGAACATGCTTTCAATGCTAATGGCATCACATATATCCGGATGAAAGGAGGCAG GAAAGCTCATATTGGCATCAGCCAATTGAGGGGACAGAACAGCAATCCGACATGGACTGGAAAAGTGCGAG CAGAAGCTCAGGCAATCAGCCGAGTACACTGA
- the LOC136206315 gene encoding uncharacterized protein isoform X5, with protein sequence MQAASLWRLEEEDTLRRRALAEGIDMTDDGDCQCQWNTYLLAGVRWNALFCRSWLRVNGNLNWNDVLDVLEHAFNANGITYIRMKGGRKAHIGISQLRGQNSNPTWTGKVREAQAISRVH encoded by the exons CGGCATCTCTTTGGCGACTTGAGGAGGAGGATACTTTAAGGAGGAGAGCTCTTGCCGAGGGCATCGATATGACCGATGATGGGGACTGCCAGTGCCAATGGAATACTTATCTCCTTGCCGGTGTTAGATGGAACGCACTCTTTTGCCGTTCGTGGTTACGGGTCAACGGCAATTTGAA TTGGAATGATGTACTTGATGTGTTGGAACATGCTTTCAATGCTAATGGCATCACATATATCCGGATGAAAGGAGGCAG GAAAGCTCATATTGGCATCAGCCAATTGAGGGGACAGAACAGCAATCCGACATGGACTGGAAAAGTGCGAG AAGCTCAGGCAATCAGCCGAGTACACTGA
- the LOC136206315 gene encoding uncharacterized ATP-dependent helicase C144.05-like isoform X1 — protein sequence MQAASLWRLEEEDTLRRRALAEGIDMTDDGDCQCQWNTYLLAGVRWNALFCRSWLRVNGNLNWNDVLDVLEHAFNANGITYIRMKGGRKAHIGISQLRGQNSNPTWTGKVRGEKESPRSIQVLMLLIQHGENGLNLLEAQHVVLIEPLLNPAAEAQAISRVH from the exons CGGCATCTCTTTGGCGACTTGAGGAGGAGGATACTTTAAGGAGGAGAGCTCTTGCCGAGGGCATCGATATGACCGATGATGGGGACTGCCAGTGCCAATGGAATACTTATCTCCTTGCCGGTGTTAGATGGAACGCACTCTTTTGCCGTTCGTGGTTACGGGTCAACGGCAATTTGAA TTGGAATGATGTACTTGATGTGTTGGAACATGCTTTCAATGCTAATGGCATCACATATATCCGGATGAAAGGAGGCAG GAAAGCTCATATTGGCATCAGCCAATTGAGGGGACAGAACAGCAATCCGACATGGACTGGAAAAGTGCGAGGTGAGAAAGAATCACCAAGATCCATACAAGTTCTAATGTTGTTAATCCAGCATGGAGAAAATGGACTTAATCTCCTAGAAGCACAACATGTTGTTCTCATTGAGCCATTACTTAATCCTGCAGCAGAAGCTCAGGCAATCAGCCGAGTACACTGA
- the LOC136206315 gene encoding uncharacterized ATP-dependent helicase C144.05-like isoform X2 gives MTDDGDCQCQWNTYLLAGVRWNALFCRSWLRVNGNLNWNDVLDVLEHAFNANGITYIRMKGGRKAHIGISQLRGQNSNPTWTGKVRGEKESPRSIQVLMLLIQHGENGLNLLEAQHVVLIEPLLNPAAEAQAISRVH, from the exons ATGACCGATGATGGGGACTGCCAGTGCCAATGGAATACTTATCTCCTTGCCGGTGTTAGATGGAACGCACTCTTTTGCCGTTCGTGGTTACGGGTCAACGGCAATTTGAA TTGGAATGATGTACTTGATGTGTTGGAACATGCTTTCAATGCTAATGGCATCACATATATCCGGATGAAAGGAGGCAG GAAAGCTCATATTGGCATCAGCCAATTGAGGGGACAGAACAGCAATCCGACATGGACTGGAAAAGTGCGAGGTGAGAAAGAATCACCAAGATCCATACAAGTTCTAATGTTGTTAATCCAGCATGGAGAAAATGGACTTAATCTCCTAGAAGCACAACATGTTGTTCTCATTGAGCCATTACTTAATCCTGCAGCAGAAGCTCAGGCAATCAGCCGAGTACACTGA